One window of the Mycobacterium sp. JS623 genome contains the following:
- a CDS encoding ESX secretion-associated protein EspG codes for MARFEAVEVTAYQAFFLADYLGAGVYPWKLAITGAYVDPAEREPFNAKCIEELTAAGVMDPEGRVKPSVAQSVRTVCRPRQWLEWYTVVDADQMLRGVLARTTPPDAVVALRYAQMVTFTPLQLIHSEAVVPIITAGLPQDQPPAQFEEFELPMDVGRQIDERIARGADVAETLTDLGIDARAADVMELARTGKRITVELTAHDAGDSGRQQTDVSVNLISTEVGLILVSPPAGEPREGGVSIFAPGEPFAISMAIRDLTARLPSGTWFPDENYDI; via the coding sequence ATGGCTAGGTTCGAGGCAGTTGAGGTCACTGCCTACCAGGCGTTCTTTTTGGCCGATTACCTCGGCGCCGGCGTGTATCCCTGGAAGCTCGCCATCACCGGCGCCTATGTCGATCCCGCCGAACGTGAGCCGTTCAACGCCAAGTGCATCGAGGAGTTGACCGCAGCGGGGGTAATGGACCCTGAGGGCCGCGTCAAACCGTCTGTGGCGCAGTCTGTTCGGACTGTCTGCAGGCCCCGCCAATGGCTGGAGTGGTACACCGTCGTCGACGCCGACCAGATGCTGCGGGGTGTACTTGCCAGGACCACACCGCCGGATGCGGTCGTCGCTTTGCGGTACGCGCAGATGGTGACGTTCACCCCGCTTCAGCTGATCCACAGCGAGGCCGTCGTGCCGATCATTACTGCGGGCCTCCCGCAGGATCAGCCCCCGGCGCAGTTCGAGGAGTTCGAGCTGCCCATGGATGTCGGGCGACAGATCGACGAGCGCATCGCTCGTGGAGCCGACGTCGCAGAGACGCTCACCGACCTCGGGATCGACGCGCGCGCAGCCGATGTCATGGAGTTGGCCCGCACGGGCAAGCGCATCACCGTGGAGTTGACTGCCCATGACGCCGGCGACAGTGGCCGCCAGCAGACCGATGTGAGCGTGAATCTCATCAGCACAGAGGTGGGACTCATTCTGGTCAGTCCGCCTGCTGGAGAGCCGCGCGAAGGGGGAGTGTCGATCTTCGCCCCCGGTGAACCATTCGCCATCTCCATGGCGATCCGCGATTTGACCGCCCGATTGCCCTCCGGCACTTGGTTTCCTGACGAGAACTACGACATCTGA
- a CDS encoding ParB/RepB/Spo0J family partition protein has product MTDTTTTRPVRRPVKPGGRKTANRFAKLAGGDAATEADLSPAGESPVPDTGLIGGMSTVAHDEAHRVVNLAVAEIAPHPFNNEARSQPQPDDPKWVELLNGVRANGVRLPVLVVPRESFAAARPAAAESISPDARYVLIYGHRRRAAALEAGRETVPAVVDDAIMDNNGDLDAMATENLGRQDLSDLAEADLYARYSEMGLSQRAIAERLGVDQATVSRRLALLLLAPEVRAAVDDDKLAGTEAAAIASELPYGPLRRWQKRKDPEQDTDQRRTEQLEALRLVQERKWTAANAAKRVVAERDARAEAAALGIDLIDDPEAEFGAGYAERRVSRDQLSGDAQIVGAINPNTGTLDLYTRASAPETDSTAAPDTPPAVPDKPGKQQPAPSADADDDADDDDDGIAGAAGEQDTEPTPQDREAAAIAEQRKADDAAATAAQARRREACAALITHQPSNADLLKVLVRQVLSGVAARSQTSAVKALLRDWDASADGTGEKARNARAWHHAVAAAELHTAELKGNTWDDDAVAHLDVLIERVGYQPSEWENRQLTTARA; this is encoded by the coding sequence GTGACCGACACGACCACCACACGGCCCGTCCGCCGCCCCGTCAAACCCGGCGGACGCAAGACGGCCAACCGATTCGCCAAGCTGGCCGGTGGAGACGCCGCCACCGAGGCCGACCTCTCCCCCGCAGGCGAGTCACCTGTCCCCGACACCGGCCTCATCGGCGGGATGTCCACGGTCGCGCACGACGAGGCGCATCGCGTCGTGAACCTCGCCGTCGCCGAGATCGCCCCGCATCCGTTCAACAACGAGGCACGCTCCCAGCCACAGCCCGACGACCCCAAATGGGTCGAGCTGCTCAACGGCGTGCGCGCCAACGGCGTGCGCCTACCAGTGCTCGTCGTCCCCCGCGAGTCGTTCGCTGCCGCGAGACCCGCTGCAGCAGAGAGCATTTCGCCGGACGCCCGATACGTCCTCATCTACGGACACCGGCGCCGCGCGGCCGCACTGGAAGCCGGACGCGAAACGGTCCCCGCCGTCGTCGACGACGCGATCATGGACAACAACGGCGACCTCGACGCCATGGCCACCGAAAACCTTGGCCGCCAAGACCTTTCCGACCTTGCCGAAGCAGACCTTTATGCGCGCTATTCCGAGATGGGACTCTCCCAACGGGCGATCGCCGAACGGCTGGGCGTCGACCAGGCCACCGTCTCTCGCCGGCTAGCTCTGCTGCTGCTGGCGCCGGAAGTCCGCGCTGCGGTCGATGACGACAAGCTCGCCGGGACAGAAGCCGCCGCGATCGCCAGCGAACTGCCCTACGGACCCCTGCGGCGGTGGCAGAAACGCAAGGACCCCGAGCAGGACACCGACCAGCGCCGTACCGAACAACTGGAGGCACTGCGGCTGGTTCAAGAACGGAAGTGGACAGCCGCCAACGCCGCCAAGCGAGTCGTCGCCGAACGTGACGCCCGCGCCGAAGCGGCGGCCCTCGGCATCGACCTGATCGACGATCCGGAGGCCGAATTCGGCGCCGGCTACGCCGAGCGCCGCGTCAGCAGGGACCAACTGTCGGGCGACGCCCAGATCGTCGGGGCCATCAATCCCAACACCGGAACGCTCGACCTGTACACGCGAGCCAGTGCGCCAGAAACCGACAGCACGGCGGCCCCGGACACCCCGCCGGCTGTCCCAGACAAGCCCGGAAAACAGCAACCGGCACCGTCCGCAGACGCCGACGATGACGCCGACGATGATGACGACGGCATCGCCGGCGCGGCGGGGGAGCAGGACACCGAACCGACTCCCCAGGACCGCGAAGCGGCGGCGATCGCCGAACAGCGCAAGGCCGACGACGCCGCCGCAACCGCCGCCCAAGCCCGCCGCAGAGAAGCCTGCGCCGCACTGATCACCCACCAGCCATCCAACGCCGATCTCCTCAAGGTATTGGTCCGGCAGGTGCTCTCCGGGGTGGCAGCCCGCAGCCAAACCTCGGCGGTCAAGGCGCTGCTGCGGGACTGGGACGCCAGTGCAGACGGCACGGGGGAGAAGGCGCGCAACGCCCGCGCCTGGCACCACGCCGTCGCCGCAGCGGAACTGCACACAGCCGAACTCAAAGGCAACACCTGGGACGACGACGCCGTTGCCCACCTCGACGTGCTCATCGAGCGGGTCGGATACCAGCCCAGCGAGTGGGAAAACCGCCAACTGACCACCGCGCGCGCGTGA
- a CDS encoding ParA family protein, whose product MPTYTVANMSGSVGKTTTVVTAAVQLAASGLRVRVIDLDPQANASTWLGHPDISGTTIADVLRLDATIDDIERPARVIQGYTDDGDPEYTDDPDGLIDNLTIVPAARSTLDKLMVELPAVVGGVMRLRDALEAAAPVDVTLIDSPGSNSALVTTALIASSVDEGGPEGAWGLITCTKPAGKESEGIQALLRELAVVKKTFRIDIPLLAIVPCAVPASGAVYREQMEYLQEGFGDKVTPAVRRSSIVDEAYTNYLPVPLYGYRAKDVAKDYDKVITHMKRHGMFRPAAINA is encoded by the coding sequence ATGCCCACTTACACCGTCGCCAACATGTCCGGAAGCGTCGGCAAGACCACCACGGTGGTCACCGCCGCCGTGCAGCTAGCCGCCTCTGGCCTGCGCGTACGCGTCATCGACCTCGATCCACAGGCCAATGCCAGCACCTGGCTCGGCCATCCCGACATCAGCGGAACCACCATCGCCGACGTGCTGCGCCTCGACGCCACGATTGACGACATCGAACGACCCGCCCGCGTCATCCAGGGCTACACCGACGACGGTGACCCCGAATACACCGACGACCCGGACGGCCTGATCGACAACCTCACCATCGTCCCGGCCGCTCGATCCACCCTGGACAAGCTGATGGTGGAGCTGCCAGCTGTGGTCGGGGGAGTGATGCGCCTGCGCGACGCCCTCGAAGCCGCAGCACCGGTCGACGTCACCCTGATCGACTCACCGGGATCCAACAGCGCGCTGGTGACCACCGCGCTGATCGCCTCCTCAGTCGACGAGGGCGGCCCGGAGGGCGCCTGGGGCCTCATCACCTGCACCAAGCCCGCAGGCAAGGAATCAGAGGGCATTCAAGCGCTGTTGCGTGAACTCGCCGTCGTCAAAAAGACCTTCCGCATCGACATCCCCTTGCTGGCCATCGTTCCGTGCGCCGTCCCGGCCAGCGGTGCGGTCTACCGCGAACAGATGGAATACCTGCAGGAAGGCTTCGGCGACAAGGTAACCCCCGCTGTGCGCCGCAGTTCCATCGTCGATGAGGCCTACACCAACTACCTGCCCGTCCCGCTCTACGGCTACCGCGCCAAGGACGTCGCCAAGGACTACGACAAGGTCATCACCCACATGAAGCGCCACGGCATGTTCCGCCCCGCCGCCATCAATGCCTGA
- a CDS encoding RAMP superfamily CRISPR-associated protein, with product MSLLTVHFDIDIVAQSSIVHREDYTAVGTDNFALFRREKIITLTGQVMQVPIVSGSSFRGILRRIGEALTAAVLDYEDAALPIPAAHLLTNGGRLAKSAKPLTDEQERRLKTLLPQVAVFGGAASGRIMSGLLTVGKVLPEIAELAHLLPRPPRTPTLPAVLGVAEESFSHLSDHRATTAQPPSTDRDENSSPLGRFGVETLPAGTRLQTWVRLANATAAQTAFVRDVLDSFAAYGHLGGRIAAGHGQVTATISTTVQRGELPGPDTDWAAELSANRADAIAALTQLS from the coding sequence GTGAGTCTGCTGACGGTTCACTTCGACATCGACATCGTGGCCCAGTCCTCGATCGTGCACCGCGAGGACTACACGGCGGTCGGCACTGACAACTTCGCACTGTTTCGTCGCGAGAAGATCATCACCCTGACCGGGCAAGTCATGCAGGTTCCGATCGTGTCGGGCAGCAGCTTTCGCGGCATCCTGCGCCGCATCGGCGAAGCCCTGACCGCCGCAGTCCTCGACTACGAGGACGCCGCACTGCCCATCCCGGCCGCGCACCTGCTGACCAATGGTGGGCGGCTCGCCAAGTCCGCGAAGCCCCTCACCGACGAGCAAGAACGCCGGCTCAAGACTCTGCTGCCCCAAGTTGCGGTGTTCGGCGGCGCCGCCTCCGGGCGCATCATGTCCGGTCTGCTCACTGTCGGCAAGGTTCTCCCCGAGATCGCCGAACTCGCCCATCTTTTGCCTCGGCCGCCACGCACGCCCACGCTGCCCGCGGTACTCGGTGTCGCCGAGGAATCGTTTAGCCACCTGTCCGACCACCGTGCCACCACCGCCCAGCCACCCAGCACCGATCGCGACGAGAACTCCAGTCCGCTAGGCCGATTCGGAGTCGAGACGCTACCGGCGGGCACCCGCCTCCAAACGTGGGTGCGGCTGGCCAACGCCACCGCCGCCCAGACCGCGTTCGTGCGCGATGTCCTGGACTCTTTCGCCGCTTACGGGCATCTGGGCGGACGGATTGCCGCCGGCCACGGACAGGTCACCGCCACCATCTCCACCACCGTCCAGCGCGGGGAACTCCCCGGCCCCGACACCGACTGGGCAGCCGAGCTGAGCGCCAACCGCGCTGACGCGATCGCCGCGCTGACGCAATTGAGCTGA
- a CDS encoding NrdR family transcriptional regulator, translating to MQCPICGSDTNVSDSTPRQAQTLRKRVCKAQGHRFQTEERRIGLRLTEDVHLRHSGDGQVQSVPFQPERLQDEVTQAVMGRLSEAEIADVVNGAISYLRFEVVPERAKFLEGEEYDKVIKSRLAQTGKPHQGPISAIYDHEVRSAVLRQLRIREHRLAHVLYAMYFEGRRNPMIGRQGWSKAEDVLEWLFSEDAYPDVRTDIPSRPQTSTYEWQPQEPSTHPEFVVKRGPELLITVTGGKPKRPPEPEGQYDIQWPATVRDRGVVGFLESRFRGSIRHAVLGRPNAKTLAPNVAWWVLHDLQGQRRVDSSQLANGVLDCLRRVDDVAYLRWVTKRKDFRAIREFRDEALGLISYPSPGLQFSARGPSHKHVTLIDTDAAGKGSLIPNSTQTTPAPLDADRTHTKTDDERT from the coding sequence ATGCAATGCCCAATATGTGGAAGTGATACCAATGTTTCCGACAGCACCCCTCGACAGGCTCAGACCCTGCGAAAACGGGTGTGCAAAGCACAGGGCCACAGATTCCAGACTGAGGAACGTCGGATCGGGCTGCGCCTCACAGAAGACGTGCACCTACGACATTCCGGCGATGGACAAGTCCAGAGCGTCCCCTTCCAGCCAGAACGACTACAAGATGAGGTCACCCAGGCGGTAATGGGCCGCTTGTCGGAGGCAGAGATCGCTGACGTGGTAAACGGCGCCATCTCATACCTGCGCTTCGAGGTGGTGCCCGAGCGAGCGAAGTTCCTCGAAGGCGAGGAGTACGACAAGGTCATCAAGAGCCGATTAGCCCAAACCGGAAAACCCCACCAAGGCCCAATTTCAGCGATCTACGACCACGAAGTGCGCTCGGCCGTCCTGCGCCAACTACGGATTCGGGAACACCGCCTCGCGCATGTCCTCTATGCCATGTACTTCGAGGGACGACGTAACCCGATGATTGGAAGGCAGGGCTGGAGCAAAGCCGAAGACGTGCTGGAGTGGCTCTTCAGCGAAGACGCCTACCCGGACGTCCGCACGGATATTCCCTCTCGGCCTCAAACATCGACCTACGAGTGGCAGCCCCAAGAGCCCTCAACGCATCCGGAATTCGTCGTCAAACGCGGCCCCGAACTCCTCATCACCGTGACAGGCGGAAAACCCAAAAGACCTCCAGAACCGGAGGGCCAGTACGACATCCAGTGGCCAGCTACGGTCCGCGACCGAGGTGTCGTTGGATTTCTAGAATCCAGATTCCGCGGCAGTATTCGGCATGCCGTGCTGGGGCGACCCAACGCCAAAACTCTGGCCCCAAACGTCGCCTGGTGGGTTCTTCACGACCTGCAGGGGCAACGTCGAGTCGATTCTTCGCAACTCGCCAACGGCGTACTGGATTGCCTCCGCCGCGTCGACGACGTCGCCTACTTGCGATGGGTGACCAAGCGTAAAGACTTCCGGGCCATCCGCGAATTTCGTGACGAAGCTCTTGGTCTGATCTCGTATCCCTCACCAGGGCTTCAGTTCTCAGCCAGAGGCCCTTCACACAAACACGTCACGTTGATCGACACCGACGCGGCAGGGAAAGGCTCCTTGATCCCCAACTCGACCCAGACAACGCCAGCCCCCCTCGACGCCGACCGAACTCACACGAAAACCGACGATGAGAGAACGTAG
- a CDS encoding TauD/TfdA family dioxygenase, whose protein sequence is MTEQPLEPPVKKPWSTVTIVPVGQMRHEIARATMAITADAVLNPAAFALQARRATALLPVELREQMEDFIVYGDGGLVLTGVIVGDAPPTPESAINDITHKTLLAKELAVVLSVICHLAGFRAESGGALIQSLLPTKADRYEQTSTGSHAELLAHTEQAFSDFRPDYLGLACFRGDPHAITYLLSARALVRHLPGRAIELLQDKAYYTGVDTSFIRGGAVAEDRGPMAVLGGPLGDPLLRYDGELMYSPSPEHQEALELVHAVYLERRVGVALKAGDILVVDNSRSIHGRSPFRPQWDRGDRYICRAQGHASLASTRRVRLDGSPVIESEGS, encoded by the coding sequence ATGACTGAACAACCACTGGAACCACCAGTCAAAAAGCCCTGGTCGACGGTAACGATTGTGCCTGTCGGGCAGATGAGGCATGAAATTGCCCGCGCGACAATGGCGATCACGGCCGATGCGGTCCTCAACCCGGCGGCGTTCGCGCTCCAAGCGCGCCGCGCCACCGCCCTGCTTCCCGTAGAACTGCGGGAACAGATGGAGGACTTCATCGTCTACGGCGACGGCGGCCTGGTGCTCACCGGCGTCATCGTCGGTGACGCGCCGCCGACGCCGGAATCGGCGATCAACGACATCACCCACAAGACGCTGCTGGCTAAAGAGTTGGCAGTGGTCCTTTCCGTGATCTGCCACCTGGCGGGTTTTCGAGCGGAATCCGGTGGGGCGTTGATTCAGTCGCTGCTGCCTACCAAGGCGGATCGCTACGAACAGACGTCGACGGGCAGTCATGCCGAGTTGTTGGCGCACACCGAGCAAGCGTTCAGCGACTTCCGTCCCGATTATTTGGGGCTGGCGTGCTTCAGGGGTGATCCGCACGCGATCACCTACCTGTTGTCCGCCAGGGCTCTGGTTCGGCATCTGCCGGGGCGCGCGATCGAACTCCTGCAGGACAAGGCGTACTACACCGGTGTGGACACCTCGTTCATCCGTGGCGGAGCGGTGGCCGAGGACCGGGGACCGATGGCGGTTCTCGGTGGGCCATTGGGTGATCCGCTGCTGCGGTATGACGGCGAGCTGATGTACAGTCCGAGCCCTGAGCACCAGGAGGCGCTGGAGCTGGTACATGCGGTCTACCTGGAGCGCCGCGTCGGTGTGGCTCTCAAGGCGGGCGACATCTTGGTGGTCGACAACTCCCGGTCGATCCACGGGCGGAGCCCGTTCCGGCCGCAGTGGGACCGGGGTGACAGGTACATCTGCCGGGCGCAAGGCCACGCGAGTCTCGCTTCGACTCGTCGTGTCCGCCTAGATGGCTCGCCAGTGATCGAATCCGAAGGTAGTTAG
- a CDS encoding phosphoadenosine phosphosulfate reductase domain-containing protein: protein MTAAPAGLDVHTLRGIAARRRGAKAHQPLLDRIAEHLDEHDGFVSWSGGKDSTVVVDLARQVDPHIPVVFFDSGLQFPETLHYLEDLAEAWQLNYHVITAEPDLLTVLIAGGGFDHDAVDRQLRGQLADIMITGPAAEAHSRYGRGSLWGVRAEESHGRRMLYRRGLAAETRARQQSSRSEVRAQAGGVVRRADGTITYGPIWDWQRSHVFEYLAGRGIEPNPLYRKLAELGVPEQQIRVDSIIDASKLSNGHIAWLQAGWPELFDRLKSVLPRLTEWT from the coding sequence ATGACCGCGGCGCCGGCCGGCCTGGACGTGCACACCCTGCGCGGCATCGCCGCCCGCCGGCGTGGCGCCAAGGCTCACCAGCCGCTGCTCGACCGGATCGCCGAACACCTCGACGAGCACGACGGCTTCGTATCGTGGAGCGGCGGAAAGGATTCAACCGTCGTCGTCGATCTCGCCCGCCAGGTCGACCCGCACATTCCGGTGGTGTTCTTCGACAGCGGACTGCAGTTTCCCGAGACGCTGCATTACCTGGAGGACCTCGCCGAAGCGTGGCAGCTGAACTATCACGTCATCACCGCCGAGCCTGACCTGCTGACGGTGCTCATCGCCGGCGGGGGCTTCGACCACGACGCCGTGGATCGACAGCTACGTGGGCAACTCGCTGACATCATGATCACCGGGCCCGCGGCCGAAGCCCACAGTCGTTACGGCCGGGGCTCGCTGTGGGGGGTGCGCGCCGAGGAGTCCCACGGCAGGCGGATGCTCTACCGACGTGGCCTGGCCGCTGAAACCCGTGCTCGGCAACAAAGTTCGCGCAGTGAGGTCCGCGCTCAAGCTGGTGGTGTCGTGCGGAGGGCCGACGGCACGATCACCTACGGGCCGATCTGGGACTGGCAACGCTCGCACGTCTTCGAGTACTTGGCCGGGCGCGGCATCGAGCCGAATCCGCTCTACCGCAAGCTCGCCGAACTCGGCGTCCCCGAGCAGCAGATCCGGGTCGACTCGATCATCGACGCCTCCAAGCTGTCCAACGGGCACATCGCCTGGCTCCAGGCCGGTTGGCCAGAGCTTTTCGACCGCCTCAAGAGCGTTCTGCCGCGTTTGACGGAGTGGACATGA
- a CDS encoding DUF4262 domain-containing protein — protein sequence MGIQKPQRSEASAFRAEVLADTRAKIAAHGWTVIAVFPTADDPGPSFAYTVGLSERGLPELSVYGLPGRVAHSLLNEVARRMVASAVGLATGERVEGVLADDMALVAVAMSDARELNLVREIYGSVAAAVQVVWPDGAGVLPWEKGSRVTEDDQPVRGRPPQARPLYHASRLPVTTAQELADLIGDQPRRSLLDSDGAEPQEDNNIRAGWAARALVAYAQHVGGASLSEEIEVAAGDLLGDLRHLFDALGVDWDAAVEASGGHYRAEIFGEL from the coding sequence ATGGGGATTCAGAAACCGCAGAGGTCGGAGGCATCTGCGTTCCGCGCCGAAGTTTTGGCCGACACACGGGCGAAGATCGCGGCGCACGGGTGGACGGTGATCGCGGTGTTTCCCACGGCGGATGATCCGGGGCCGTCGTTCGCGTACACGGTGGGCCTGTCGGAGCGGGGTCTGCCGGAGCTGTCGGTGTACGGGCTGCCGGGACGGGTGGCGCACAGCCTGCTTAACGAGGTGGCTCGCCGGATGGTCGCGTCGGCTGTGGGCCTGGCGACCGGCGAGCGCGTCGAGGGTGTCTTGGCCGACGACATGGCGTTGGTGGCGGTGGCGATGAGCGATGCCAGGGAGCTGAACCTGGTGCGGGAAATCTATGGGTCGGTCGCGGCCGCGGTGCAGGTGGTGTGGCCCGATGGCGCCGGGGTGCTGCCATGGGAAAAGGGCAGCCGGGTGACGGAGGATGACCAGCCAGTGCGGGGCCGCCCTCCGCAGGCTCGACCGCTGTATCACGCTAGCCGGTTGCCGGTGACCACCGCGCAAGAGCTTGCCGACCTTATCGGCGATCAGCCGCGCCGGTCGCTGTTGGACAGTGACGGTGCGGAGCCGCAGGAGGACAACAACATCCGCGCAGGGTGGGCAGCTAGGGCGCTGGTGGCTTATGCCCAGCACGTGGGCGGTGCCAGCTTGAGTGAGGAGATTGAGGTGGCCGCAGGCGACCTCCTGGGGGATTTGCGGCACCTGTTCGATGCGCTGGGCGTCGATTGGGACGCTGCGGTGGAGGCCTCTGGCGGTCACTATCGGGCGGAGATCTTCGGCGAGCTTTAG